The proteins below come from a single Natrinema sp. SYSU A 869 genomic window:
- the nadA gene encoding quinolinate synthase NadA, with the protein MVKMETAELETDLSLFKYDNLEQLPSRYRELEAEERTERIETALEELGDDVVILGHNYQRREIVEHADFIGDSYQLSKEAAEADAEYVIFGGVTFMAESADIITDDDQSVILPSMEASCPMAGMAEALQVDSAWAEITAAAPDADIIPITYMNSYADLKAFCASQGGLVCTSSNAHKAFEYAFDKGDKVLFLPDKHLGENTAHRLDMEDEIAEWDPWDPEGKDADEVAESDIILWDGYCQVHERFREDHIEEIRADDPDANVIVHPECRREVVEAADKAGSTSTICETVANADPGDTWAIGTEIHLTNHLQRWHPDVNVVPLCGDACMDCNAMRQIDPNYLAWVLEELAEGREHNVIEVAPEEKELAGVALDRMLDI; encoded by the coding sequence ATGGTCAAAATGGAAACGGCGGAGCTGGAAACCGATCTGAGTCTGTTCAAATACGACAACCTCGAGCAACTCCCATCGCGATACCGGGAGCTCGAGGCTGAGGAACGGACCGAACGTATCGAGACGGCGCTCGAGGAACTTGGCGACGATGTCGTCATCCTGGGGCATAACTATCAGCGACGAGAAATCGTCGAGCACGCTGACTTCATCGGTGACTCCTATCAGCTCTCGAAAGAGGCGGCCGAGGCCGATGCCGAGTACGTGATTTTCGGCGGCGTGACGTTCATGGCCGAGAGCGCGGACATCATCACGGACGACGACCAGTCGGTGATTCTCCCGAGCATGGAGGCGTCGTGTCCGATGGCAGGGATGGCCGAGGCCCTGCAGGTCGACAGCGCGTGGGCCGAGATCACGGCGGCCGCGCCGGACGCCGATATCATTCCGATCACGTACATGAACTCGTATGCCGACCTGAAGGCCTTCTGTGCAAGCCAGGGTGGGCTCGTCTGTACATCCTCGAACGCCCACAAGGCGTTCGAATACGCCTTCGATAAGGGTGACAAGGTCCTCTTTCTCCCCGACAAACACCTCGGGGAGAACACTGCCCACCGACTCGACATGGAAGACGAAATCGCCGAGTGGGACCCCTGGGATCCCGAGGGCAAGGACGCCGACGAGGTCGCAGAAAGTGATATCATCCTCTGGGACGGCTACTGCCAGGTTCACGAGCGGTTCCGCGAAGACCACATCGAGGAGATCAGGGCGGACGACCCCGACGCCAACGTGATCGTCCACCCCGAATGCCGGCGCGAAGTCGTCGAAGCGGCGGACAAAGCCGGTTCGACAAGCACGATCTGCGAGACCGTCGCGAACGCCGATCCCGGCGACACCTGGGCCATCGGCACCGAGATCCACCTCACGAACCACCTCCAGCGCTGGCACCCCGACGTGAACGTCGTCCCACTCTGTGGTGACGCCTGCATGGACTGCAACGCCATGCGCCAGATCGACCCCAACTACCTCGCTTGGGTGCTCGAGGAACTCGCTGAGGGTCGCGAACACAACGTGATCGAGGTCGCCCCCGAGGAGAAGGAACTCGCGGGCGTCGCGCTCGATCGGATGCTCGATATCTAA